The nucleotide window CGACGCGTGCCGCGCCTCCGTGCTCAAGTACACGGACCAGTGGCAGGAGTACGTCACCCGCCAGGCCCGCTGGGTGGACTTCGAGAACGACTACAAGACCCTCACCCCGGACTTCATGGAGTCCGTGATCTGGGCGTTCTCCCAGCTGCATGAGAAGGGGCTCACCTACCGCGGGTTCCGCGTGCTGCCCTACTGCTGGAACGACGAGACCCCGCTCTCCAACCACGAGCTGCGCATGGACGACGACGTCTACCAGATGCGCCAGGACCCATCCGTCACCGTCTCCTTCCCCGTCACGGGCCTGCCGGAGGACGCCGCGCTCATCCCCGACGGCGGCGCCGACGCCGACCTGGCCGAGCGTCTCCTCGGCGTGCACGTCCTCGCGTGGACCACCACGCCCTGGACCCTGCCGACCAACGCGGCCCTCGCCGTCGGGCCGGAGATCGCCTACGCCGTGGTGCCCGCCGGCCCCGAGGGCGCCTCCGTGGACGCGGAGCGCTTCCTCCTCGCCCTGGACCGCGTGCCCGCCCACGCCAAGGAGCTCGGCTACGCGGACGCGGAGGCCGCGCGCGCCGCCGTCGTGGAGACCATCCCCGGCGCCCGCCTGGGCGGGCTGCGCTACGCGCCCCTGTTCACGGACGTGTTCGACGCCCACCGCGGCGAGACGTTCACCGCGAACGGCCGCGAGCTCACCCTGGACGCCGCCCACCGCATCCTCGTGGACGACTACGTCTCCACCGACGACGGCACGGGCGTGGTCCACCAGGCCCCCGCCTACGGCGAGGACGACCAGCGGGTGTGCGAGGCGAACGGCATCCCCGTGCTGCTCTCCGTGGACTCGGGCGCGAAGTTCCTCCCGCTGTTCGCCCGCGAGGACACCGGACGCGGCGACCTGCGCGAGATCGCCGGCGTGCAGGTCTTCGAGGCCAACCGGACGATCGTGCGCGCGCTGCGTGACCTGGGCCGCGTGGCCCGCGAGGCCTCCTACGAGCACTCCTACCCGCACTGCTGGCGCTGCCGGAAGCCGCTGGTCTACCGCGCGGTGACCTCCTGGTACGTCGCGGTCACGCAGGTCAAGGAGCGCATGCTCGAGCTGAACGACGAGATCACCTGGATCCCCGGCAACGTGAAGCACGGGCAGTTCGGCACGTGGGTGGCCAACGCCCGCGACTGGTCGATCTCCCGCAACCGCTACTGGGGCTCGCCCATCCCGGTGTGGGAGTCCGACCACCCGGACTACCCGCGCCAGGAGGTCTACGGCTCGCTCGCCGAAATCGAGGAGGCCTTCGGGCGCCTGCCGCGCAACGCCGAGGGCGAGGTCGACCTGCACCGTCCGTGGATCGACGACCTCACCCGCCCGCACCCGGACCCCGAGGCCGCCGCGGCCGGGGCCGTGATGCGCCGCGTCGAGGACGTCCTGGACGTCTGGTTCGACTCCGGCTCCATGCCGTACGCGCAGGTGCACTACCCGTTCGAGCGGGCCGACTGGTTCCCCACGCACAACCCGGCGGACTTCATCGTGGAGTACATCGGCCAGACCCGCGGCTGGTTCTACACGATGCACATCCTCGCCACCGCGCTGTTCGACCGCCCCGCGTTCTCCAACGTGATCTCGCACGGCATCGTGCTCGGCTCGGACGGCCAGAAGATGTCCAAGTCGCTGCGCAACTACCCGGACGTCAACGAGGTCCTGGACCGCGACGGCTCGGACGCCATGCGCTGGTTCCTCATGGCCAGCCCCATCCTGCGCGGCGGCAACCTGATCGTCACGGAGGAGGGCATCCGCGAGGCCACCCGCCAGGTGATCCTCCCGGCGTGGAACGCGTGGCACTTCTTCTCGCTCTACGCCAACACGGCCCACGACGGCGGCGCCCGCCCCGAGGGCTACCGCGCGAGCGAGCGCCACACCTCCGAGGACCCCCTGGACCAGTACGTCCTGGCCGCCACGGGGCAGATGCTGCGCGAGGTCAAGGCGGCGCTGGACTCCTATGAGGTCTCCGACGCCACGGAGGCGCTGCGCACCTTCATGGACACGCTGACCAACTGGTACATCCGGCGCTCCCGCGAGCGGTTCTTCGCCGAGGACACCGTGGCCATGGACGTCCTGTACACCGTGCTCGAGGCGTTCACGCGCGCCGCCGCGCCGCTGCTGCCCCTCGTGGCGGAGGAGATCTGGCGCGGCCTCACCGGCGGCCGCTCGGTGCACCTGACCGACTACCCGGATGCGGACCTGTTCCCGCACGGCCCTGAGGCGGAGACGCTCGTGGCCCGCATGGACGCCGTGCGCCGCATCAGCTCCGCCGGCTCGGCGCTGCGCAAGGGCGCCAAGCGCCGCGTGCGCCTGCCGCTCGCGCGCCTGTCC belongs to Micrococcus sp. 2A and includes:
- the ileS gene encoding isoleucine--tRNA ligase; its protein translation is MYPLASSDPNGTTPASPRLPEIERRILQHWDEDGTFQASIDQRPPLTEDGAQNEFVFYDGPPFANGLPHYGHLLTGYVKDLVARYQTQQGRRVERRFGWDTHGLPAELEAMKQLGMTDKAEIEAMGIDRFNDACRASVLKYTDQWQEYVTRQARWVDFENDYKTLTPDFMESVIWAFSQLHEKGLTYRGFRVLPYCWNDETPLSNHELRMDDDVYQMRQDPSVTVSFPVTGLPEDAALIPDGGADADLAERLLGVHVLAWTTTPWTLPTNAALAVGPEIAYAVVPAGPEGASVDAERFLLALDRVPAHAKELGYADAEAARAAVVETIPGARLGGLRYAPLFTDVFDAHRGETFTANGRELTLDAAHRILVDDYVSTDDGTGVVHQAPAYGEDDQRVCEANGIPVLLSVDSGAKFLPLFAREDTGRGDLREIAGVQVFEANRTIVRALRDLGRVAREASYEHSYPHCWRCRKPLVYRAVTSWYVAVTQVKERMLELNDEITWIPGNVKHGQFGTWVANARDWSISRNRYWGSPIPVWESDHPDYPRQEVYGSLAEIEEAFGRLPRNAEGEVDLHRPWIDDLTRPHPDPEAAAAGAVMRRVEDVLDVWFDSGSMPYAQVHYPFERADWFPTHNPADFIVEYIGQTRGWFYTMHILATALFDRPAFSNVISHGIVLGSDGQKMSKSLRNYPDVNEVLDRDGSDAMRWFLMASPILRGGNLIVTEEGIREATRQVILPAWNAWHFFSLYANTAHDGGARPEGYRASERHTSEDPLDQYVLAATGQMLREVKAALDSYEVSDATEALRTFMDTLTNWYIRRSRERFFAEDTVAMDVLYTVLEAFTRAAAPLLPLVAEEIWRGLTGGRSVHLTDYPDADLFPHGPEAETLVARMDAVRRISSAGSALRKGAKRRVRLPLARLSVVVPDAAGLEGTYARIVADELNLKEVALTELSDEAIAEYGIGTKLTLNFRELGKAFGKQVPAVKKAVDDGAYAETADGLAVALADGETVTLAPELYELRTVSTGAPAGTAVGVLSGAAGFLVLETEVSAELAAEGVARDVIRAVQAARKEAGLEVSDRVRSRIEGPAAVLAALESHRELIAGETLSAELELVDSGAEDTRQDPADDAMKAVAVTVEKVGA